One window of the Devosia sp. 2618 genome contains the following:
- a CDS encoding recombinase family protein, with the protein MARVSAGASGGGLSYGYRAIPRRPGEHEINEREAQIVRRIFADYVGGRTPREIATALNAEGVPGPRGGKWNSSTLNGSKSRANGVLQNRLYIGEIVWNRQRFIKDPSTGKRVSRLNPESEWQHSEAPHLAIVDRTVFGLSIARKSERSADRGPVAAKAKHILSGSPNAAFVAPATLS; encoded by the coding sequence ATGGCTCGTGTCTCGGCCGGCGCCTCGGGTGGCGGCCTATCGTATGGCTATCGCGCCATTCCTAGGCGCCCAGGCGAACACGAAATTAACGAGCGAGAGGCGCAGATCGTACGTCGCATCTTCGCCGACTATGTTGGCGGCCGGACGCCGCGCGAGATCGCGACCGCGCTCAATGCCGAAGGTGTGCCGGGGCCGCGCGGCGGCAAGTGGAATTCCTCGACGCTCAACGGCAGCAAGTCCCGCGCCAACGGCGTCCTGCAGAACCGACTCTATATCGGCGAGATCGTCTGGAACCGGCAGCGCTTTATCAAAGACCCGTCAACCGGCAAGCGTGTTTCCCGCCTCAATCCAGAATCGGAATGGCAACACAGCGAAGCGCCGCACTTGGCCATCGTTGATCGCACCGTGTTTGGCCTTTCGATCGCCCGCAAAAGCGAACGCAGCGCCGATCGTGGCCCGGTCGCCGCAAAGGCAAAGCATATCCTGTCTGGCTCACCAAATGCGGCATTTGTGGCGCCAGCTACACTGTCATAG
- a CDS encoding recombinase family protein has translation MKSTARAAIYARFSSDLQNERSCEDQVAWCEAWAERQGLYVVAAFSDEAVSGASVHNRPRLAGMLRMAKEKRFDVLVCEDLDRLARKQADLHSIRDELTFAGVRIMTVSDGTVTAMHAGLKGLMSEMFLI, from the coding sequence ATGAAATCTACGGCCCGCGCCGCGATCTACGCCCGCTTTAGCTCTGACCTCCAGAACGAACGCTCCTGCGAAGACCAAGTCGCTTGGTGCGAAGCTTGGGCCGAGCGCCAGGGCCTTTATGTCGTCGCAGCCTTCTCCGATGAAGCCGTGTCCGGCGCCAGCGTCCATAATCGCCCACGCCTTGCCGGTATGCTGCGCATGGCCAAGGAAAAGCGTTTTGACGTCCTAGTCTGCGAAGACCTTGATCGCCTTGCTCGAAAACAAGCCGACCTGCACAGCATCCGCGACGAGCTGACCTTCGCTGGTGTCCGCATCATGACCGTCAGTGACGGCACGGTTACCGCCATGCATGCGGGCCTCAAGGGTCTCATGTCCGAAATGTTCCTAATCTAG
- a CDS encoding NUDIX domain-containing protein, which produces MPTTIRVAAGLVTGGCGRMLLVRKTGTSAFMQLGGKIDIGEQPINAFIRELREELGLTITRSAPAYLGRFSAAAAHEADATIEAELFQVAIVQEPRAGAEIDKSPGSIPTLLSTLNWHH; this is translated from the coding sequence ATGCCGACAACCATCCGAGTAGCGGCGGGTCTGGTGACTGGGGGATGTGGACGGATGTTGTTGGTGCGCAAGACAGGCACCAGCGCTTTCATGCAGCTCGGCGGTAAGATCGATATCGGAGAGCAGCCGATCAATGCGTTCATTCGGGAGCTGCGGGAAGAGTTGGGGCTGACGATAACCCGCAGTGCGCCAGCTTACCTAGGCCGGTTTTCGGCCGCCGCCGCGCATGAAGCCGACGCGACTATCGAAGCGGAGTTGTTCCAGGTTGCGATTGTGCAGGAACCGAGGGCAGGCGCAGAGATTGATAAATCACCTGGGTCAATCCCAACGCTGTTGTCGACATTGAACTGGCACCATTGA
- a CDS encoding tripartite tricarboxylate transporter substrate-binding protein, which produces MAKFNPKGVAEASRNGYTWSLKTMRLTAAIIGGARMTSLRRYATRLVAGAIFALGLAGNARADISFSGETIDWIIPFAETGGSDTWARFNAPFLARHLPGNPEIRVINESGGGGTRGPNIFAGRTRADGLTILGTSGSTQFPYLLGDLRVRYDYSDWEPVMVAPTGGVVYVSAETGISSFEDVAKLGDQRLVFASQGPTSLDLVPMLAFRLLGFDVHYVFGYTGRGDGLVAMDRGEVNIDYQTTASFLRNVAPTVDAGEAIPLMTWGILDEHGQMQRDPTFPDLPIVEEVYQALHGRVPAGPAYESYRAFNIAGFAAQKMVVLRNDTPEEIIEVWRQAWRDTFEDPEYIDSVKSILGEYEQVTDRGAQTLFTAGTTIEPKVRHLVLDMLSREYAVRLKK; this is translated from the coding sequence ATGGCCAAATTCAATCCTAAAGGGGTGGCCGAGGCAAGTCGCAATGGCTACACATGGTCGTTGAAGACAATGCGTTTGACTGCAGCGATCATCGGAGGAGCCCGGATGACAAGCTTGCGGCGCTACGCGACGCGGCTTGTTGCCGGTGCAATATTTGCACTTGGGTTAGCCGGGAACGCACGCGCGGACATCAGCTTTTCTGGCGAAACAATCGACTGGATTATCCCATTTGCAGAAACGGGAGGATCTGACACATGGGCGCGATTCAACGCGCCATTTCTCGCCCGCCACTTGCCGGGAAACCCGGAAATACGGGTGATCAACGAGTCGGGCGGTGGGGGGACACGCGGCCCAAACATCTTCGCGGGCCGAACGCGCGCGGATGGACTGACCATCTTGGGGACTTCGGGCTCGACCCAGTTTCCCTACCTTTTAGGGGACCTGCGCGTCAGGTACGACTACAGCGACTGGGAACCGGTCATGGTCGCTCCCACGGGGGGGGTAGTTTACGTCTCGGCTGAAACAGGCATCAGTTCGTTCGAAGACGTTGCCAAACTGGGCGATCAACGCCTTGTGTTTGCCAGCCAGGGCCCAACATCACTGGACCTCGTGCCGATGTTGGCGTTTCGACTTCTAGGGTTCGATGTCCACTATGTATTTGGGTACACCGGGCGCGGTGATGGCCTGGTTGCCATGGACCGTGGCGAGGTGAACATCGACTACCAAACTACGGCTTCTTTTCTGCGCAATGTCGCCCCGACGGTGGATGCAGGCGAAGCGATTCCCCTGATGACATGGGGTATTCTGGACGAGCATGGCCAGATGCAGCGCGACCCTACATTTCCAGACCTGCCAATTGTCGAAGAAGTCTACCAAGCGCTGCATGGGCGCGTCCCTGCAGGCCCTGCTTACGAATCTTACCGCGCATTCAACATTGCGGGTTTCGCAGCGCAGAAGATGGTCGTTCTTCGCAACGATACCCCTGAAGAGATCATCGAGGTCTGGCGTCAGGCTTGGCGCGACACCTTTGAGGACCCAGAGTACATCGATAGCGTGAAGTCGATTCTGGGCGAATATGAGCAGGTGACTGATCGCGGCGCTCAAACGCTCTTTACGGCAGGCACAACCATCGAGCCAAAAGTGCGGCATCTGGTTCTCGATATGTTATCACGGGAATACGCGGTGCGCCTGAAGAAGTGA
- a CDS encoding response regulator transcription factor, with protein MRIVLIEDNIMLARAVIQALQDEGHAVDWMANGEEGSSFLTTQGADLAIVDINLPKRSGLEVIRDVGSSQADIPVLVLTARDSLDDRIEGLDAGADDYMTKPFEMAELKARLRALGRRRGKRLHNVEQFGALTFDRLARQVVGPEGSLGLPRRELALWELLVDNVDRVVPKDALCDSIYGTGSDIDLNAVELLVSRLRRKIEPHGVTIKAIRGLGYVLQVEAAQ; from the coding sequence GTGCGGATCGTACTGATCGAAGACAACATCATGCTGGCGCGGGCGGTGATTCAAGCGCTGCAGGATGAGGGCCATGCAGTGGACTGGATGGCCAATGGTGAGGAGGGTTCCAGCTTTCTAACCACACAGGGTGCCGATCTGGCGATCGTGGATATCAACCTGCCAAAGCGTAGCGGTCTGGAGGTGATCCGGGATGTTGGCTCTTCGCAGGCCGACATACCCGTATTGGTTTTGACCGCGCGCGACAGCCTGGACGATCGGATAGAGGGGCTCGACGCTGGCGCCGACGACTACATGACCAAGCCGTTTGAGATGGCAGAGCTCAAGGCGCGTTTGCGTGCGCTGGGCCGCAGACGGGGCAAACGACTGCACAATGTCGAGCAGTTTGGGGCACTGACTTTTGATCGGTTGGCGCGACAAGTCGTTGGCCCTGAAGGCTCGCTTGGCCTGCCGCGCCGTGAGTTGGCCCTTTGGGAGCTGCTCGTCGACAACGTGGACCGCGTTGTCCCGAAAGATGCCCTTTGCGACTCCATTTATGGAACGGGGAGCGATATCGATCTCAACGCTGTAGAGCTGCTGGTCTCTAGGCTTCGTCGCAAGATTGAGCCCCACGGTGTGACAATCAAGGCCATCCGCGGACTTGGCTACGTCCTGCAGGTTGAGGCGGCCCAGTGA
- a CDS encoding sensor histidine kinase, which yields MRRSKRVFSLRSRLFVLIVVPLIFVALASSVVLYWNARNMSGTLYDDTLKVVAHAVSREVVLTKGDLVAQDLLDSLVGALGDPIYYQVRAADGHFVTGHSDAPVPANEVEVPGGTPVFFDAEYHDRPVRVVVLREFIADLDFDGWTTVTIWQTVYQRQALSMSLLGQSMANLLLMVAAAAALVWFGINRGLAPLTDLRSAVALRSATELHPIRRPVPPEVAPLVQTINSLFERLGYELDRRNAFISNAAHQLRNPVAAIQAQAESAITASSQDAHMERLHDLSESARRLSRMSHQLLNFDVAAETKCANLTMSSDLRDLVAAVARRHVPRALKGHVDIELEAGDDPLPVQGNRIMLEEAVDNLIDNALKYGCSAGQKLRISVQCDGDDAVLTVTDSGPGIPLEDIERVFGRFVRLREDGDGCGLGLSIVRAIASSAGGQVGFLPSAVGCTVRLALPMALDTRSPTGADSASRDLYHSS from the coding sequence GTGAGACGATCCAAGCGGGTCTTCAGTCTTCGCTCCCGCCTGTTTGTCCTCATTGTTGTACCGCTGATTTTCGTCGCCCTAGCATCAAGCGTGGTGCTGTATTGGAACGCCCGGAACATGTCGGGCACGCTCTATGATGACACCCTGAAGGTCGTGGCTCACGCCGTCTCGCGCGAGGTGGTGCTGACCAAGGGGGATCTCGTCGCGCAGGATTTGCTGGACTCCCTGGTGGGAGCACTTGGTGACCCTATCTATTATCAGGTCAGGGCGGCAGACGGCCACTTCGTGACGGGCCATTCCGATGCCCCGGTCCCGGCCAACGAGGTCGAGGTACCGGGTGGCACTCCGGTGTTTTTTGACGCCGAGTATCACGACCGGCCGGTGCGCGTAGTGGTGTTACGCGAATTCATCGCCGATCTGGATTTTGATGGTTGGACCACTGTGACGATCTGGCAGACGGTCTACCAGCGCCAGGCGTTGAGCATGTCCTTGCTTGGGCAATCGATGGCAAACCTTTTGCTGATGGTGGCGGCGGCGGCGGCGCTGGTCTGGTTCGGCATCAATCGGGGCCTCGCGCCGCTGACCGATTTGCGCTCCGCAGTGGCCCTCCGAAGCGCAACGGAACTGCACCCGATACGACGCCCTGTACCGCCAGAGGTCGCGCCTTTGGTTCAGACCATCAATAGTCTTTTCGAACGCCTCGGATATGAGCTGGATCGGCGCAACGCGTTTATCTCCAACGCCGCACATCAGTTGCGCAATCCGGTTGCGGCGATTCAGGCACAGGCCGAATCCGCGATTACGGCCTCGTCTCAGGATGCGCATATGGAGCGCCTCCACGATTTGTCTGAGTCGGCTCGCCGCCTGTCGCGCATGAGCCACCAATTGCTCAACTTTGATGTCGCGGCCGAAACCAAGTGCGCCAATCTGACGATGTCCTCTGACCTGCGTGATCTTGTGGCCGCTGTGGCACGGCGGCATGTGCCGAGAGCGCTCAAGGGTCACGTCGATATCGAACTTGAGGCCGGAGATGATCCGCTACCCGTCCAGGGTAACCGGATCATGCTCGAAGAGGCTGTCGATAATCTGATCGACAACGCGCTTAAGTACGGCTGCTCAGCCGGGCAGAAGCTTCGCATTAGTGTGCAGTGTGATGGTGACGATGCGGTGCTGACAGTTACCGATAGCGGACCGGGTATCCCACTAGAAGACATTGAGCGCGTGTTTGGGCGGTTTGTGCGTCTGCGTGAGGATGGCGATGGATGCGGGCTGGGCTTGTCCATCGTCCGGGCCATTGCCTCCAGTGCTGGGGGGCAGGTCGGCTTCCTACCAAGCGCGGTGGGCTGCACTGTGAGGCTGGCACTGCCTATGGCACTCGATACCAGATCTCCGACGGGTGCTGATTCAGCCAGCCGAGATCTCTACCATTCAAGTTGA
- a CDS encoding tripartite tricarboxylate transporter substrate-binding protein, whose translation MKNVLRLVRGMSAAVAAVAALSLAVPANAQDVNFSGRTVEFWIPFSEGGGSDVWARFFAPYLSKHLPGQPNVIVRNVPGGGSITGTNEFVARARPDGLAVLGTSASTQFPYLLGDTRVRYEYADLEPVLVSPTGGVVYIPSRFGVNDASELGQLADQELVYGSQGATSLDLVPLLAFEVLGLNVRHVFGMTGRGDGRLAFERGEASIDYQTSSAYLTNVLPLVEAGDAVPLFAWGVLDAEGNVQRDPTFPDIPHFVEAYEMMHGSAPSGAAFDAYMSFFGSGFAAQKPAMLPKGTPPEIVAAYREAFAAASADPALQAAAGEILGDYQQAVGDDVEGLYRVATTIDADARTWVRSFLSENYQVMLD comes from the coding sequence ATGAAGAATGTACTTCGCCTAGTGCGAGGCATGAGCGCAGCTGTCGCCGCGGTTGCGGCTCTGTCGCTAGCGGTTCCTGCAAATGCCCAAGACGTGAACTTCTCGGGCCGGACCGTGGAGTTCTGGATTCCGTTTTCTGAAGGCGGTGGTTCGGACGTGTGGGCGCGCTTCTTTGCGCCTTATCTGTCCAAGCACCTACCCGGGCAGCCCAATGTGATCGTACGTAACGTACCTGGCGGCGGCTCGATCACGGGTACCAATGAATTTGTGGCGCGGGCGCGGCCCGATGGCCTCGCAGTGCTCGGAACCTCTGCTTCCACGCAGTTCCCCTATCTGCTCGGCGACACCCGCGTGCGCTACGAGTACGCCGACCTGGAGCCTGTCCTCGTGTCTCCAACGGGTGGCGTTGTCTATATTCCGTCGCGGTTTGGCGTAAATGATGCCTCTGAGCTTGGTCAGCTGGCCGATCAGGAGTTGGTCTATGGCAGTCAGGGCGCAACGTCGCTCGATCTGGTGCCGCTTCTCGCCTTTGAGGTTCTGGGGCTCAATGTTCGTCATGTCTTTGGTATGACGGGGCGTGGTGATGGACGTCTAGCCTTTGAGCGCGGCGAGGCCTCCATCGATTACCAGACGTCTTCGGCCTATCTCACCAATGTCCTGCCGCTGGTGGAAGCTGGTGACGCTGTTCCCCTTTTCGCCTGGGGCGTTCTAGATGCCGAGGGCAATGTTCAACGCGATCCCACATTCCCTGACATTCCTCACTTCGTCGAAGCCTATGAAATGATGCATGGCAGTGCGCCGTCGGGCGCAGCTTTCGATGCCTATATGTCGTTCTTCGGGTCGGGCTTTGCTGCGCAGAAGCCTGCCATGCTGCCCAAGGGCACACCGCCTGAGATTGTTGCGGCCTATCGTGAAGCCTTCGCTGCCGCGTCCGCTGATCCTGCGCTGCAGGCTGCAGCAGGCGAAATCCTGGGTGACTATCAGCAGGCCGTCGGTGATGACGTTGAGGGGCTCTACAGGGTCGCTACCACCATCGACGCCGATGCCCGCACTTGGGTTCGCTCCTTCCTGAGCGAAAACTATCAGGTCATGCTCGACTAA